The window TAATATGCAGTATATAGCCCTCACGCCATCCTTCCACCCTATTTTCTTCCCTTCCTCATAAGTGCGACCATAGTAAGAAATCCCCACTTCATAAATCCTGATCCTGGGTATTCTGGATATTTTGATGGTAACTTCAGGTTCAAATCCAAAGCGTTTTTCGGTAAGAGAAATGGCTTGTATCAATTTGGTATCAAACAGTTTATAGCAGGTTTCCATATCCGTCAGGTTAAGGTTACTAAACATATTTGATGCAAAGGTTAACCACCTATTGCCTATAGTATGCCAAAAAAACAATATACGGTGTGGATTGCTACCCATAAACCTGGAGCCATACACCACATCGGCAAAACCGTTTACTACCGGTTTTAACAAATCGTTATATTCAGCCGGATCATACTCTAAATCAGCATCTTGTATTATAAGATATTCGCCCGTTGCTTTTGAGATGCCGGTATGCAGGGCCGCCCCTTTACCTTTATTTACCTCGTGCTTAAAGTACTGAATATCAACATCCGGGTTGGATTGCTGGTATGAATTAATGGCAACTTCGGTATCGTCCTTTGAACAATCATTTACAATAATAATCTCTTTTTTAATTTCATTGGTTAGGTTAACCGCTTTAATTTTATCCAAAATTAAATGTATGGTATTGCCTTCGTTATAAGCCGGGATAATAATTGAAAGTTTTTGAATGCCCATTATATTGTTTATCAAAAAATCCGCTTCCGGATATAGTAGCGATATAAAGCTTAGTTATATCTTTATTGAAAATATTACTTAATGCAAGCTGTATTAAAACGAATAAAAACTTACTTAAAAAGACCAAAAGTAATATTTCTGCTTGTATTCCTGTTCGTTTTAACCGTGTTGTTTTGGTTTTGTTTGCCAAAGCCACTATTTAAGAACCCTACATCATACGTAATTGACGATAATCAGGGCCAATTGTTGGGCGCATCCATTGCCAAAGATGGCCAATGGCGCTTTCCCTACAATGACAGCGTGCCCCAAAAATTCAAACAATGCATCATAGCTTTCGAAGACAAACGCTTTGACCGTCATCCTGGATTTGATGCCCTTGCTTTTGGACGTGCCATTAAACAAAACATAAGCTCAAAAAAAGTAACAAGTGGCGGCAGCACGCTAACAATGCAGGTAATTAGGCTGGCAACCAAACACAAACGCAACATTTGGAGCAAGTTACTGGAAATTTTTATGGCGCTTAGGCTCGAGCTTACTTATAGTAAAAAAGAAATACTGGCCCTTTACACCAGCAACGCGCCATTTGGCACCAACGTTATTGGCCTGGATGCCGCCTCCTGGCGCTATTTTGGCCGCAGTCCTGATAAACTTTCCTGGGGCGAAATGGCCGCTATGGCGGTATTGCCCAATGCGCCGTCTTTGGTACATCCTGGCAAAAACAGGCAAACATTGCTCAATAAACGGAACAGGCTGCTTACCAGGCTATACAAGCAAGGGGTTATAGACAGTATAACAGCCGAACTGGCAAAACTGGAACCTGTTCCGGAAAAGCCGATGCCATTACCTTCTCTTGCTCCGCATTTACTACAGCGCTTTAAAAATGATTACGATGCCAAGCCAATGGGCGATACCCGTATTCGTACAAGTATTCGTTCGGGCTTACAGCAACAGGTTAACGATATATTGGAGCAACATCACCAGGTTTTAAAGGCCAACGATATTAACAATATCGCTGCTATTGTGCTGGATGTTGAAACCGGCGAAACACTGGCTTATGCCGGTAATATTACCCACCATGAAGACCCGCAAATGGAAAGTGATGTAGATGTGATTGATGCTCCCCGTAGTCCCGGAAGTACGCTAAAACCACTGTTATATGCTTCAGCAATGCATAACGGGCTGATATTGCCTAACAGCTTACTGCCGGATATACCAACCTTGATAGCAGGTTATCACCCGGAGAACTTCGATATGGGGTATGATGGCGCTGTGCCTGCGTCAAAGGCGCTGGCAAGGTCGCTTAACGTGCCCGCTGTAAAACTACTGCAACAGTATAAATTCGAGAAATTTTATGATTTCTTGCATAAAATTGGTATCACCACCCTAACCAAGCCGGCAAACCATTATGGATTATCGTTGATACTGGGCGGTGGCGAAAACACGCTTTGGGAACTTACAGGCGCGTATGCGGATATGGCAAGGGTGCTTAACCATTACGATAAATACAACGGGAGTTACGACCCCGAGGATTTTCATAACCCTGTTTATGGCAAACAGGATATTAAGAAACCGGATCTGGAAAAATCAGGACTGCTTGATGCCGCTTCTATCTATAGCACTTTCCAGGCCATGGAAGAAGTAATGAGACCGGGCGAAGAAATGTTGTGGCAACAATTCAGTTCGAGCCAGCGCGTGGCCTGGAAAACAGGAACGAGCTTTGGCTTCAGGGATGGCTGGGCCATCGGTGTTACACCAAGGTATGTTGTTGGTGTTTGGGTTGGTAATACTGATGGCGAAGGCCGGCCCGGTTTAACCGGTATTAACGCCGCTGCCCCTGCCCTCTTCGAGATTTTTAGATTGCTGCCCGCATCAAAAGACTGGTTTGCAATGCCAACCGGCGAAATGGTAAAAATTGACGTGTGCAGGCAAAGCGGCTACCGTGCTGGTCAATATTGCCAGGATATTGACCAGGTAATGGTTCCTAAAACCGGCTTAAGGGCACCTGTTTGCCCTTATCATCAGCTTATTCATTTATCTGCCGATGGTCAATACCAGGTAAATGGCAATTGCCAGCCACCAGACCAAATGCTTAACAAAAAATGGTTTGTGCTGCCGCCATCCATGGAATATTATTATAAATCACGCAATTATCAATACCATGTACTTCCGCCATTTAGGGCAGATTGCGCCCAGGCTGAGAACGGGAATACCATGGAGGTGATTTACCCCAAAGACGGCGCAAAAATATACATCCCCCTTGAGGCCGATGGCACGCGCGGACGAATGATTTGTAATGCGGCGCACCGCTTACCTGGCATGAAAATATTCTGGCACCTGGATGATCAGTATATGGGTACTACCAAAGATTTCCACCAGATGGCTTTAAACCCGCCCCCGGGCAAGCATATCCTTACCCTGGTTGATGGCAATGGCAATACCATTAATATTGGTTTTGAGATTTTGAGTAAGTGAGTGGTGAGTGGTGAGTGGTGAGTGGTGAGTGGTGAGTGGTGAGTGGTGAGTGGTGAGTGGTGAGTGGTGAAAATTATTTCTGCGAAATAATTTTTAAAGTATTATCCCCGCTATCCGGCGGTTTGTTACGCATTAATAAAATTACAAACGTATAACCTAAAACGTACCACGTAAAACCTATCAAACTAAAACATTCATTATATTGCTCCATAAAATTAACACATCATGCTTGAGCAGTATGACCTGCACAATTTATTGGTAATTGATATTGAAACGGTTCCACAATATGGCACACATGACGAAGTGCCCGAGCATTTTAAAAAGCTTTGGGAGGTAAAAACGCAATATCAGCGTAAAGATGAAACACCCGAAGAATATTACCAGCGCGCAGGTATCTGGGCCGAATTTGGTAAGATAATATGCATATCGGCAGGCGTTTTTACAAGGGGAAAAGAAAATACCGGCTTAAGGATAAAATCATTTGCAGGGCATAATGAAACAGAAATCCTTCTTAATTTTTCGGCAATGTTATTTGGCCAGCCGGCTAACCTGGTGCTGGTAGCGCATAACGGTAAAGAGTTTGATTACCCTTATATATGCCGGCGTTTATTAGTAAACGGACTTCCTTTTCCACCCCAGCTGCAACTGGCAGGTAAAAAGCCATGGGAAATTATCCATTTGGATACTATGGAATTATGGAAATTTGGCGACTATAAAAACTACACGTCATTAAACCTGCTCACGGCCATTTTTGATATCCCTACTCCAAAAGATGATATTGACGGCAGCATGGTAAGCCATGTTTACTGGAACGAAAACCAGCTTGAGCGGATTTGCACTTATTGCCAAAAAGATGTAGTTGCCACCGCGCAGCTGATAAGGCGCTATCGTGGCGAGGACTTAATAAAAGATGAGATGATAACAATAGTTGGCCAATAATGCTCAAAGTAAAAAACCTGGAGGTAAGTTTTAAAACCGGAGACGGCCTGTTTAAAGCAGTAAAAAACATCTCGTTCGATCTACAAAAAGGCCAAACTATCGGAATAGTGGGCGAATCGGGTTCGGGTAAATCAGTTACATCGCTTGCCCTGATGCGACTTTTAGATACAGACAAAACCGTTATCAATGGCGAAGTGCTGTTAAACGACGTAAGTTTGTGCAAATTATCAGAAGGCGATATGCGTCACATCAGGGGCAACCGTATGGCCATGATTTTTCAGGAGCCTATGACTTCGCTCAATCCTGTGCTTACCTGTGGTTTCCAGTTAACTGAGGCTATCCGGTTGCATTCGGGTTTAAACAAGGCTGCGGCCAAAAAGAAAACTATCGAGCTTTTTAACGAAGTGCAACTGCCCCGTCCTGAAGCAATTTTTGATAGTTACCCGCATCAAATTTCGGGAGGGCAAAAACAAAGGGTAATGATAGCTATGGCCCTATCCTGTAATCCGGAGATATTAATAGCCGATGAACCAACCACCGCGCTTGATGTAACGGTACAGAAAACTATTATTGAACTGCTGTTGTGCCTTAAAAAAGCGCGCCAAATGAGCCTCATTTTCATTTCGCATGATCTGGGGGTTATTAAAGAAATTGCCGACAGGGTAATGGTGATGTATAAAGGCCAAATTGTTGAGGAGGCTAATACTACTGACCTATTCGATCATCCCAGCCATCCATACACTAAAGGCTTATTAGCATGCAGGCCATCGCCAAATCAGCATTTGAAAAAGCTGCCTATAGTTGCCGATTTTTTTGATGCGGATAATATCCAAAATAAATCGGCGGTAACTATAGAAAACATCAGGACATTGTACCATTATCCTGAAAGTGAAATAGAAACAAGAAAGGCAGAGCTTTATAAGCAAGAGCCTTTATTAACAATAGATCAGCTCTCAACCTGGTTCCCGGTTAATACCGGCTTGTTGGGTATGTCAAAAAAAGTGGTTAAAGCGGTAAACAATGTAAGTTTTAAAGTTTACCCAGGCGAAACGCTTGGCCTGGTTGGTGAATCGGGTTGCGGAAAAACAACTTTAGGCCGTACCATTTTAAGACTGATTGAGCCGACAGCCGGTAATATCAGTTTTGAAAATACCGATCTGCGAAGCTTAAAAAAAAATGAACTTCGCGAGATTCGCCGCAATATCCAAATCATTTTCCAGGACCCTTACTCGTCTTTAAACCCTAAATTAACCGTCGGCCAATCCATCATGGAGCCTTTGCAGGTGCACCAGTTTTATGCCAATAATACCAAACGCAAAAAACACGTATTGGAATTACTGGAACGTGTAAATCTGTTACCCGAACATTTTAACCGTTACCCCCACGAGTTTTCAGGAGGCCAGCGGCAGCGCATAGTGATAGCGCGGGCGCTCGCCCTGCAGCCTAAGTTTATTATCTGCGACGAATCGGTGTCGGCGCTCGACGTATCTGTGCAGGCACAGGTGCTTAACCTGATCCGGGAATTACAGCAGGAATTTAAGCTCACTTATATCTTCATCTCGCATGATCTTGCCGTTATTAAACATATATCCGACAGGATGATGGTGATGAACAAAGGCGAGATCATCGAAACTGGATACCCCGATGATATTTATTACCGGCCAAAGGATGAGTACACCAGGAATTTGATTGCATCAATACCGCAGGGGTGATAACACAGGGTAAAAGCATCTAAGTTGGGTTAACATAACTTAACACATTTCAGGTATATAAACCA is drawn from Mucilaginibacter ginsenosidivorax and contains these coding sequences:
- a CDS encoding glycosyltransferase family 2 protein; protein product: MGIQKLSIIIPAYNEGNTIHLILDKIKAVNLTNEIKKEIIIVNDCSKDDTEVAINSYQQSNPDVDIQYFKHEVNKGKGAALHTGISKATGEYLIIQDADLEYDPAEYNDLLKPVVNGFADVVYGSRFMGSNPHRILFFWHTIGNRWLTFASNMFSNLNLTDMETCYKLFDTKLIQAISLTEKRFGFEPEVTIKISRIPRIRIYEVGISYYGRTYEEGKKIGWKDGVRAIYCILKYGLFKGK
- the pbpC gene encoding penicillin-binding protein 1C; its protein translation is MQAVLKRIKTYLKRPKVIFLLVFLFVLTVLFWFCLPKPLFKNPTSYVIDDNQGQLLGASIAKDGQWRFPYNDSVPQKFKQCIIAFEDKRFDRHPGFDALAFGRAIKQNISSKKVTSGGSTLTMQVIRLATKHKRNIWSKLLEIFMALRLELTYSKKEILALYTSNAPFGTNVIGLDAASWRYFGRSPDKLSWGEMAAMAVLPNAPSLVHPGKNRQTLLNKRNRLLTRLYKQGVIDSITAELAKLEPVPEKPMPLPSLAPHLLQRFKNDYDAKPMGDTRIRTSIRSGLQQQVNDILEQHHQVLKANDINNIAAIVLDVETGETLAYAGNITHHEDPQMESDVDVIDAPRSPGSTLKPLLYASAMHNGLILPNSLLPDIPTLIAGYHPENFDMGYDGAVPASKALARSLNVPAVKLLQQYKFEKFYDFLHKIGITTLTKPANHYGLSLILGGGENTLWELTGAYADMARVLNHYDKYNGSYDPEDFHNPVYGKQDIKKPDLEKSGLLDAASIYSTFQAMEEVMRPGEEMLWQQFSSSQRVAWKTGTSFGFRDGWAIGVTPRYVVGVWVGNTDGEGRPGLTGINAAAPALFEIFRLLPASKDWFAMPTGEMVKIDVCRQSGYRAGQYCQDIDQVMVPKTGLRAPVCPYHQLIHLSADGQYQVNGNCQPPDQMLNKKWFVLPPSMEYYYKSRNYQYHVLPPFRADCAQAENGNTMEVIYPKDGAKIYIPLEADGTRGRMICNAAHRLPGMKIFWHLDDQYMGTTKDFHQMALNPPPGKHILTLVDGNGNTINIGFEILSK
- a CDS encoding 3'-5' exonuclease — its product is MLEQYDLHNLLVIDIETVPQYGTHDEVPEHFKKLWEVKTQYQRKDETPEEYYQRAGIWAEFGKIICISAGVFTRGKENTGLRIKSFAGHNETEILLNFSAMLFGQPANLVLVAHNGKEFDYPYICRRLLVNGLPFPPQLQLAGKKPWEIIHLDTMELWKFGDYKNYTSLNLLTAIFDIPTPKDDIDGSMVSHVYWNENQLERICTYCQKDVVATAQLIRRYRGEDLIKDEMITIVGQ
- a CDS encoding ABC transporter ATP-binding protein, with product MLKVKNLEVSFKTGDGLFKAVKNISFDLQKGQTIGIVGESGSGKSVTSLALMRLLDTDKTVINGEVLLNDVSLCKLSEGDMRHIRGNRMAMIFQEPMTSLNPVLTCGFQLTEAIRLHSGLNKAAAKKKTIELFNEVQLPRPEAIFDSYPHQISGGQKQRVMIAMALSCNPEILIADEPTTALDVTVQKTIIELLLCLKKARQMSLIFISHDLGVIKEIADRVMVMYKGQIVEEANTTDLFDHPSHPYTKGLLACRPSPNQHLKKLPIVADFFDADNIQNKSAVTIENIRTLYHYPESEIETRKAELYKQEPLLTIDQLSTWFPVNTGLLGMSKKVVKAVNNVSFKVYPGETLGLVGESGCGKTTLGRTILRLIEPTAGNISFENTDLRSLKKNELREIRRNIQIIFQDPYSSLNPKLTVGQSIMEPLQVHQFYANNTKRKKHVLELLERVNLLPEHFNRYPHEFSGGQRQRIVIARALALQPKFIICDESVSALDVSVQAQVLNLIRELQQEFKLTYIFISHDLAVIKHISDRMMVMNKGEIIETGYPDDIYYRPKDEYTRNLIASIPQG